From a region of the Rouxiella sp. S1S-2 genome:
- a CDS encoding glutathione S-transferase codes for MKLIGSYTSPYVRKISVMLIEKGISFEFINDPPTSEGSKVTSFNPLGKVPALVTDEGEVFYDSPIIVQYVELMGVSPTLLPWEPLDALRVKQVEALADGVTDAAVALVLENRRDAAHRNEEWIIRQRGKVLRGLDQLEMYARERKWLNGESLNVADISVACTLGYLNFRRIAPGWCVERPTLIKLVERLFQRESFARTAPPQ; via the coding sequence ATGAAGTTGATCGGCAGCTATACCAGTCCTTATGTGCGCAAAATTTCGGTGATGCTGATTGAGAAAGGAATTTCGTTTGAATTCATCAACGATCCGCCGACCTCGGAGGGCAGTAAAGTCACGAGTTTCAATCCATTGGGAAAAGTGCCAGCGCTGGTTACCGACGAAGGCGAGGTGTTTTATGATTCACCCATTATTGTGCAATATGTTGAGTTAATGGGGGTTTCTCCGACGTTACTGCCATGGGAGCCGCTGGACGCGCTGCGGGTGAAACAAGTAGAAGCGCTGGCCGACGGGGTGACAGATGCTGCCGTCGCGCTGGTATTGGAAAACCGACGCGATGCGGCGCATAGAAACGAAGAGTGGATTATTCGCCAGCGAGGTAAGGTGCTGCGCGGCCTTGATCAATTAGAAATGTATGCCCGTGAGCGCAAATGGCTCAACGGTGAAAGCCTTAACGTCGCCGACATCAGCGTAGCCTGCACGTTGGGTTATCTTAACTTTAGGCGTATTGCGCCGGGGTGGTGCGTAGAGCGCCCGACGCTAATAAAACTGGTAGAGCGACTTTTTCAGCGCGAAAGCTTCGCCCGAACTGCACCACCTCAATAG